A single genomic interval of Sphaerodactylus townsendi isolate TG3544 linkage group LG08, MPM_Stown_v2.3, whole genome shotgun sequence harbors:
- the B3GNT5 gene encoding LOW QUALITY PROTEIN: lactosylceramide 1,3-N-acetyl-beta-D-glucosaminyltransferase (The sequence of the model RefSeq protein was modified relative to this genomic sequence to represent the inferred CDS: inserted 2 bases in 1 codon; deleted 2 bases in 1 codon; substituted 3 bases at 3 genomic stop codons) encodes MYINPRIVRKCQFRQLFVFCFILSLMIYWGPLDNSSSIVSYVKSLRYYVSSYSFGNESLSVSRIPSYQYLINHPEKCWRQDVLLLLFVKXAPAXNRNRRDAIRQTWVNHQALCLNLNANIKTLFALGQEKDSALREQMQERLGREDKKYGDIIQQDFMDTFHNLTTKLLLQFSWVNKYCSHARSSXXCQRSTSSIFIHMPNLVAYLQNLEQIGVQDFLIGQFAHRGFKLPVSPKECKYYVSYEMYPGPIYPDYTAGAAYVISSDVAAKVYMASQTLNTSLYIDDVFMGLCASKVGVVPQSHPFFAGEGKTPYHPCIYNKILTSSRHVGRPRSLWKPGYLPIQKKCIIT; translated from the exons ATGTACATTAATCCTCGGATAGTTAGAAAATGCCAATTTAGACAGTTGTTTGTCTTTTGTTTCATACTGTCTCTCATGATATATTGGGGGCCACTTGACAACAGTAGTAGTATTGTGAGCTACGTGAAGTCTCTCAGATACTACGTCAGTAGCTACAGTTTTGGGAATGAAAGCCTATCTGTCAGCAGGATACCAAGCTATCAATACTTGATCAATCACCCGGAGAAATGCTGGCGGCAAGACGTCCTCCTCCTGCTGTTCGTGAA AGCTCCAGCTTGAAACCGCAACCGCAGAGACGCAATTCGACAAACGTGGGTAAATCATCAGGCTCTCTGCCTCAATCTTAACGCCAACATCAAGACCCTGTTTGCTTTGGGGCAGGAGAAAGACTCTGCACTGAGAGAGCAAATGCAGGAGAGGCTTGGGAGGGAAGACAAGAAGTATGGGGATATTATTCAACAGGACTTCATGGATACATTTCACAACCTGACCACTAAGCTGCTCTTGCAGTTCAGCTGGGTAAATAAGTACTGCTCTCATGCCAGAAGTTCATAATAATGTCAGCGATCTACTTCCAGCATTTTCATCCACATGCCAAATCTGGTAGCGTACCTCCAGAACCTTGAACAGATCGGTGTCCAGGATTTTTTGATTGGTCAG TTCGCTCATCGCGGATTCAAGCTTCCCGTAAGTCCCAAAGAGTGCAAATATTATGTCTCCTATGAAATGTACCCGGGGCCTATTTATCCTGATTACACGGCTGGGGCTGCTTATGTGATATCCAGCGACGTAGCTGCTAAAGTATACATGGCCTCGCAGACGCTTAATACGAGCCTTTACATCGATGATGTCTTTATGGGGCTCTGTGCCAGCAAGGTGGGGGTTGTGCCGCAATCCCACCCTTTTTTTGCTGGCGAGGGGAAGACTCCGTATCATCCTTGTATTTATAACAAAATATTGACTTCTTCACGCCATGTAGGAAGACCTCGAAGTCTTTGGAAGCCAGGCTACTTACCCATCCAAAAAAAGTGTATAATAACATGA